One Candidatus Binataceae bacterium genomic region harbors:
- a CDS encoding AAA family ATPase: MAQSEHAQAESRAARNLREIFESGRPLTYIRSAEERRIARVLRELGQRLYHDLQLPVWTWSLTQGLLDAEGAVKAQGAREALDFIAAHKAPAIFHLKDFHEPMREAPEIRRRLRDLYEACFDQRQFVVISSPVRFIPEEIERDLVYLELRLPDHLELTDFLREEARQVVNLGMQADASETTLEQLARALQGLTLDEARHAVRRALAANGRLSAESMPALLEEKRLLVNRSGVVEFISDGTGLNQVGGLETLKNWLLERRKLFQLRDSLSADIAPKGVLVMGIPGCGKSLCVKAIASQFELPLYRIDMIEVFSGRHGQAEGIFVQACRMLEEMAPAVIWFDEIEMGITSAESGGEQGRIFAFFLTWMQEKTRGLFVAATANRIDLLPAEMIRKGRFDEVFFVDVPLENERLEIFKIHLNRRGVDTDKFNLERLAAFSNSWTGAEIEQCVVSALTKAQLEERPVTEEDLVNIAVTIVPLARTMKEQIDHIRGWAFERALRASPIPIGR, translated from the coding sequence CGCAACCTGCGTGAGATTTTCGAATCCGGGCGGCCGCTCACCTATATTCGTTCGGCCGAAGAACGGCGCATCGCGCGCGTGCTGCGCGAGCTAGGCCAACGCCTCTACCACGACCTGCAACTCCCGGTATGGACCTGGAGTCTAACCCAGGGGTTGCTTGATGCCGAGGGCGCGGTCAAGGCGCAGGGGGCACGCGAGGCGCTGGATTTTATCGCCGCGCATAAGGCACCCGCCATTTTTCATCTCAAGGATTTTCACGAGCCGATGCGCGAGGCGCCCGAGATTCGCCGCCGCCTGCGCGATCTGTACGAAGCCTGTTTCGATCAGCGCCAGTTCGTGGTCATCAGCTCGCCGGTGCGTTTCATTCCCGAGGAAATCGAGCGCGACTTGGTCTATTTGGAATTGCGCCTACCCGATCATCTCGAGTTGACCGACTTTCTGCGCGAAGAAGCCCGCCAGGTGGTAAATCTGGGTATGCAAGCCGACGCCAGCGAAACCACCCTCGAGCAGCTCGCGCGGGCCCTGCAAGGGTTGACCCTGGACGAGGCGCGCCATGCGGTGCGCCGCGCATTGGCCGCCAACGGCCGGCTGAGCGCTGAATCGATGCCCGCGCTGCTGGAGGAGAAACGACTGCTGGTCAACCGCAGCGGGGTGGTCGAGTTCATCTCGGACGGGACCGGGCTGAACCAGGTGGGCGGTCTGGAAACGCTGAAGAACTGGCTGTTGGAGCGGCGCAAGCTCTTTCAGCTTCGCGACAGCCTGAGTGCTGACATCGCACCCAAAGGGGTGTTGGTGATGGGTATTCCAGGCTGCGGCAAGAGCCTGTGCGTCAAGGCGATCGCCTCCCAATTCGAGCTGCCGCTTTATCGCATCGACATGATCGAGGTCTTCTCCGGACGCCATGGTCAGGCCGAGGGCATCTTTGTGCAGGCTTGCCGGATGCTGGAGGAGATGGCACCGGCGGTAATCTGGTTCGACGAAATCGAGATGGGCATCACCTCGGCCGAATCAGGTGGCGAGCAGGGACGCATCTTTGCTTTCTTCCTGACCTGGATGCAGGAAAAGACCCGCGGCCTGTTCGTGGCGGCCACCGCCAACCGGATCGATCTGCTGCCTGCGGAAATGATCCGCAAGGGGCGCTTTGATGAGGTCTTCTTCGTCGACGTGCCGCTGGAGAATGAGCGCCTGGAGATCTTCAAAATTCATCTCAACCGGCGCGGCGTGGACACGGATAAATTCAATCTGGAACGTTTGGCGGCGTTCTCCAACAGTTGGACCGGCGCCGAGATAGAACAATGCGTGGTCTCGGCCCTGACCAAAGCGCAACTCGAAGAACGCCCGGTGACGGAAGAAGATTTGGTCAATATCGCGGTCACCATCGTACCACTGGCGCGCACGATGAAAGAGCAAATCGATCACATCCGCGGCTGGGCCTTTGAACGCGCTCTGCGCGCCTCGCCCATTCCAATCGGCCGCTGA